The following are from one region of the Candidatus Krumholzibacteriia bacterium genome:
- a CDS encoding sigma-70 family RNA polymerase sigma factor, with protein sequence MKPKTEAAGRMDPSRDAALLRRVRDRDQTALSELYDAYASFVYSLARSVVRDDGDAEDITQEVFFRVWERAGTFDPSRGSPAAWITTMTRRLAIDKTRSRTFKARGREASIDVLPSVASVDGGAAVLSAEANQVLEALNRLDEQYREVIRLSYYEGLSHSGIASRLGTPLGTVKSRLREGVVQLRKLLDIKT encoded by the coding sequence GTGAAGCCGAAGACAGAGGCCGCCGGCCGCATGGACCCCAGCCGGGATGCGGCGTTGCTGCGCCGCGTGCGGGACCGGGACCAGACGGCCCTGTCGGAGTTGTATGACGCTTATGCCAGCTTCGTTTACAGCCTGGCGCGCAGCGTTGTCCGCGACGACGGCGACGCCGAGGACATCACCCAGGAAGTCTTCTTCCGCGTCTGGGAACGGGCCGGCACCTTCGACCCGTCGCGCGGGAGCCCGGCCGCATGGATCACCACCATGACACGCCGCCTCGCCATCGACAAAACCCGGTCCCGAACCTTCAAGGCGCGCGGACGCGAGGCGTCCATCGACGTGCTGCCATCGGTTGCGTCCGTCGACGGCGGAGCGGCGGTGCTGTCTGCGGAGGCCAACCAGGTGCTGGAGGCGCTCAACCGCCTGGACGAGCAGTACCGCGAGGTGATCCGCCTGTCGTACTACGAAGGATTGTCGCACTCCGGTATCGCCAGCCGGCTGGGGACGCCGTTGGGAACGGTGAAGAGCCGCCTGCGCGAAGGCGTGGTGCAGTTGCGCAAACTACTGGATATCAAAACCTGA
- a CDS encoding cation:proton antiporter: protein MFDFIHAIDLHTPAMTVAIALAVGMAAQSLAYHLRLPGIVILLLAGVALGPDGLNIIHPWVLGKSLYIIIGFAIAVILFEGGMNIDWVRLRRQAPTIRRLVTIGALITWIGSALVARFVMQWDWRLSILFGSLVIVTGPTVVGPLLRRIRVNRNLQTILEAEGVFIDAIGAVLAVVAFEVALQFSGANVAAGVLHVSSRLAIGVVVGLIGGSFAVLMLRWRRVIPAGMEKVFTLTVAWVTFQASNMLQPESGIMAAIVAGLVVGNVWTGSMQDVKEFKEQLTVMLIGMLFVLLAATVGLSEVTALGMRGLVAVAAIALIVRPVEVFICTFRSGLNWREKTFLSWIAPRGIVAAAIATLFHTRMQELGIPGGDEMRGLVFLVITGTVLVQGLTGSLLASVLKVRRPRGQGFVILGANDLAISLGEILRTGGDEVILIDANPELCSAAEKRGFRVLHGNALDDRILQQADLDTRKAVVALLPNGGVNLLFAESSLDEHRVPRAYVAMHRGAITASRVEESHARVLFGSEVDVDLWASRLRRDSASVDAWRFLGTSSEEAPETFPVPRDARNLVLPAVVLRGEARFLVDEKYEPRKNDVVRWVTFGRRNTDVQSWLEARGWEREDDDEASA from the coding sequence TTGTTCGATTTCATCCACGCCATCGATCTCCACACCCCCGCGATGACGGTCGCCATCGCCCTGGCCGTGGGCATGGCGGCGCAGTCGCTGGCCTATCACCTGAGGCTGCCGGGCATCGTCATCCTCTTGCTGGCCGGGGTGGCGCTGGGACCGGACGGGCTTAACATCATCCACCCGTGGGTGCTGGGGAAGAGCCTCTACATCATCATCGGCTTTGCCATCGCCGTCATTCTGTTCGAAGGCGGGATGAACATAGACTGGGTGCGCCTGCGCCGCCAGGCGCCCACCATCCGGCGGCTGGTAACGATTGGCGCGCTGATTACATGGATCGGTTCGGCGCTGGTGGCGCGATTCGTCATGCAGTGGGACTGGCGCCTGTCGATTCTGTTCGGTTCGCTGGTCATCGTCACCGGGCCCACCGTGGTGGGGCCGCTGCTGCGCCGCATCCGGGTGAACCGCAACCTGCAGACCATCCTCGAGGCGGAGGGCGTGTTCATCGACGCCATCGGCGCCGTCCTGGCGGTGGTTGCCTTCGAGGTGGCGCTGCAGTTCAGCGGCGCCAACGTGGCCGCGGGCGTGCTCCATGTGTCCAGTCGCCTTGCCATCGGGGTGGTGGTGGGTCTGATCGGCGGCAGTTTTGCGGTGTTGATGCTGCGCTGGCGGCGTGTCATCCCCGCTGGCATGGAGAAGGTGTTCACGCTGACCGTGGCGTGGGTGACGTTTCAGGCGAGCAACATGCTGCAGCCGGAGTCCGGCATCATGGCGGCCATCGTGGCGGGCCTGGTGGTGGGGAACGTGTGGACCGGCAGCATGCAGGACGTGAAGGAGTTCAAGGAACAGCTCACCGTCATGCTCATCGGCATGCTGTTCGTCCTGCTGGCCGCCACTGTGGGGCTGAGTGAGGTCACTGCTCTCGGGATGCGCGGGCTGGTGGCGGTGGCTGCCATTGCGCTTATCGTGCGCCCGGTGGAGGTGTTCATCTGCACCTTCCGGTCGGGGCTGAACTGGCGCGAAAAAACCTTCCTGTCCTGGATTGCGCCGCGCGGAATCGTGGCCGCGGCAATCGCGACGCTCTTTCACACCCGCATGCAGGAGCTGGGCATCCCCGGCGGCGACGAGATGCGCGGACTGGTGTTCCTGGTGATCACCGGCACGGTGCTGGTGCAGGGCCTGACCGGCTCACTGCTGGCCTCCGTCCTCAAGGTGCGCCGCCCGCGCGGGCAGGGGTTCGTCATTCTCGGCGCCAACGACCTTGCCATCTCTCTGGGTGAGATTCTGCGCACGGGAGGAGACGAGGTCATCCTCATCGACGCCAATCCGGAACTATGTTCGGCGGCCGAGAAGCGCGGTTTCCGCGTGCTGCACGGCAACGCGCTCGACGACCGCATCCTGCAGCAGGCCGACCTCGACACGCGCAAGGCGGTGGTGGCGCTGCTTCCCAACGGCGGCGTGAACCTGCTCTTCGCGGAGAGTTCGCTCGACGAGCACCGCGTGCCGCGGGCGTACGTCGCCATGCACCGCGGCGCCATTACCGCGAGCCGCGTGGAGGAGTCGCACGCGCGCGTGCTGTTCGGTTCGGAAGTGGACGTGGACCTGTGGGCGAGCCGCCTGCGGCGCGACTCCGCCAGCGTGGACGCGTGGCGCTTCCTGGGCACGTCGTCGGAGGAAGCGCCGGAGACGTTCCCGGTTCCCCGCGACGCGCGCAACCTGGTGCTCCCGGCGGTGGTGCTGCGGGGCGAGGCGCGCTTCCTGGTGGACGAGAAGTACGAGCCGCGCAAGAACGACGTGGTGCGGTGGGTTACCTTCGGGCGGCGCAACACCGACGTCCAGAGCTGGCTCGAGGCGCGCGGCTGGGAGCGGGAGGACGATGACGAGGCCAGCGCCTGA
- a CDS encoding linear amide C-N hydrolase: MNARIAVVVALGLLTTSVPSQACTTFCFEQDGALVFGKNYDWNVDVGMVVVNKRGVVKQALVDESPFTWTSRFGSVTFNQYGREFPSGGVNEKGLVIELMWLDDTEYPAADARAPLPTLQWIQYQLDNAATVGDVIASDKTVRVAAGTAMIHFLVADAQGSTAAVEYLDGEMVVHRGGDLPYRALTNDTYARSAEYARTFNDVTRELSKSSLDRFAIAALITATGPPPGSDPVQAAFDLLARVSQGEYTQWSIVYDIAAMRVHFRTRANPMVRRIDLAGLDFACDSPVRVLDMNTQFTGDVTGKLRDYTLDANRALIGTAFARTDFLRDIPGDALDALARFPQTLHCAP, translated from the coding sequence ATGAACGCACGCATTGCAGTGGTGGTGGCACTCGGTCTGTTGACCACATCAGTTCCGTCACAGGCGTGCACCACGTTCTGTTTCGAGCAGGACGGTGCGCTCGTCTTCGGCAAGAATTACGACTGGAACGTGGACGTCGGCATGGTGGTGGTGAACAAGCGCGGCGTGGTCAAGCAGGCCCTGGTGGACGAATCGCCCTTCACGTGGACGTCGCGTTTCGGAAGCGTCACCTTCAACCAGTACGGGCGCGAGTTTCCCAGCGGGGGCGTCAACGAGAAGGGCCTGGTGATAGAGCTGATGTGGCTCGACGACACCGAATACCCGGCCGCGGACGCGCGCGCGCCGCTTCCCACCCTGCAGTGGATCCAGTACCAGCTCGACAACGCAGCCACCGTGGGGGACGTAATTGCATCGGACAAGACGGTGCGCGTTGCAGCGGGCACCGCCATGATCCATTTCCTGGTGGCGGATGCGCAGGGTAGCACGGCCGCGGTGGAGTACCTGGACGGCGAGATGGTGGTGCACCGCGGAGGCGACCTGCCCTACCGCGCGCTCACCAACGACACCTATGCCCGCTCGGCGGAGTACGCGCGCACCTTCAACGACGTAACCCGCGAACTGTCGAAGTCGTCGCTGGATCGTTTCGCCATCGCGGCGCTCATCACGGCCACGGGCCCCCCGCCGGGAAGCGACCCGGTGCAGGCGGCGTTCGACCTGCTGGCGCGGGTCTCCCAGGGCGAGTACACGCAGTGGAGCATCGTGTACGATATCGCCGCCATGCGCGTCCATTTCCGCACGCGGGCCAATCCGATGGTGCGCCGTATAGACCTGGCGGGCCTGGACTTCGCCTGCGATTCGCCGGTCAGGGTGCTGGACATGAACACGCAGTTTACAGGTGACGTAACCGGGAAACTGCGAGACTATACCCTCGATGCCAACCGTGCACTGATCGGGACGGCGTTTGCGCGCACGGATTTTCTGCGCGATATTCCCGGGGACGCGCTCGACGCGCTTGCGCGTTTCCCGCAGACACTGCACTGCGCGCCGTAG
- a CDS encoding PhoX family protein: MTGRAANTLTRRQFLRTCGVVTVGFVAYQKAFSAGVDAMAAAASQAEGYGPLVEDPRGLIDLPQGFICRIVSRAGEEMDDGLLVPGRPDAMAAFPGPNGTTLIVCNHECVRMSDGPFGRNNTRLGRIPADKLYDMGAGMTPNPGGTTTIVWDTRVNIRARQFMSLAGTLINCAGGPTPWGSWISCEETALTAGYHEEEKIHCLKDHGWCFEVPASHEVGLADPVPLTGMGRFMHEAVGVDPRTGIVYLTEDRDDGLIYRFIPRQPGNLGAGGRLQALVLLSGVRDASNWPTLKETVAIGERMNVRWIDLQDTDSPKDDLRHRGHAAGACRFARGEGMWVGDGEVFWVCTSGGRSQIGQIFRYVPSAAEGSEREKAAPGRLELFIEPNDARRMVNPDNITISPWGDVIACEDTGGSDCRLVGITRAGTLYTLAHSRRHGEFAGAVFSPDASTLFVNMLEQGLTLAITGPWKKS, translated from the coding sequence ATGACCGGGCGAGCCGCCAACACACTTACCCGCCGTCAGTTCCTGCGAACGTGCGGTGTGGTGACGGTGGGTTTTGTGGCCTATCAGAAGGCCTTTTCGGCGGGGGTGGATGCCATGGCTGCCGCCGCCAGCCAGGCCGAAGGCTACGGCCCGCTGGTCGAGGATCCCCGGGGGCTCATCGACCTGCCGCAGGGCTTCATCTGCCGGATCGTCTCGCGCGCCGGTGAGGAAATGGACGACGGCCTGCTGGTGCCGGGGCGCCCCGACGCCATGGCCGCTTTTCCGGGCCCCAACGGCACCACCCTCATCGTCTGCAACCACGAGTGCGTGCGGATGAGCGATGGTCCTTTCGGCCGCAACAACACCCGCCTCGGCAGGATCCCCGCCGACAAACTCTACGACATGGGCGCGGGCATGACACCCAACCCCGGCGGCACCACCACCATCGTGTGGGATACGCGCGTGAACATCCGCGCCCGCCAGTTCATGAGCCTTGCCGGCACCCTGATCAACTGCGCGGGGGGGCCCACGCCGTGGGGGTCGTGGATCAGCTGCGAAGAAACAGCGCTCACCGCGGGCTACCACGAGGAAGAGAAGATCCATTGTCTCAAGGATCACGGCTGGTGCTTCGAGGTTCCCGCCAGCCACGAGGTCGGCCTCGCGGACCCGGTACCGCTCACCGGCATGGGACGTTTCATGCACGAAGCGGTAGGCGTGGACCCGCGCACGGGCATCGTATATCTCACCGAGGATCGAGACGACGGCCTCATTTACCGGTTCATTCCCCGCCAGCCCGGCAACCTGGGCGCGGGCGGACGCCTGCAGGCGCTGGTACTGCTGAGCGGCGTACGCGACGCGAGCAACTGGCCCACGCTCAAGGAGACCGTCGCCATCGGCGAACGCATGAACGTGCGCTGGATCGATCTCCAGGACACCGATTCACCAAAGGACGACCTGCGCCACCGCGGCCACGCCGCCGGGGCGTGCCGCTTTGCGCGCGGCGAGGGAATGTGGGTGGGAGACGGCGAGGTCTTCTGGGTATGCACCTCGGGCGGCCGCTCGCAGATCGGACAGATATTCCGCTACGTTCCGTCGGCGGCGGAGGGAAGCGAGCGTGAGAAGGCGGCGCCGGGCCGCCTGGAACTGTTCATCGAGCCCAACGATGCGCGCCGCATGGTCAATCCCGACAACATCACCATATCGCCGTGGGGCGATGTGATCGCGTGCGAGGACACGGGTGGAAGCGACTGCCGCCTGGTGGGCATAACCCGTGCGGGTACGCTCTACACGCTGGCGCACTCGCGCCGCCACGGAGAATTCGCCGGCGCGGTGTTTTCGCCCGACGCGAGCACGCTCTTCGTCAACATGCTGGAGCAGGGTCTGACGCTCGCCATCACCGGCCCGTGGAAGAAGTCATGA
- a CDS encoding DinB family protein codes for MQEALKRLVAHMRWADQRVLDELKRAEEPDEPLKFYAHVLAAERLWYLRLHEENWTVIPVWPDYTLQQCETMAAENAALLEKFISGLTDTDCGRRITYTNTQNVRYTNAVGDMLLHVMMHGSHHRGQIAHAMRRHGDTPPMVDYIAFVRD; via the coding sequence TGGGCCGACCAACGGGTACTCGATGAACTGAAGCGCGCCGAGGAGCCGGACGAACCGCTGAAGTTCTACGCGCACGTCCTCGCCGCCGAGCGCCTGTGGTACCTGCGCCTGCACGAGGAGAACTGGACGGTGATTCCGGTGTGGCCCGACTATACCCTGCAGCAGTGCGAAACGATGGCCGCGGAGAACGCCGCCCTGCTCGAGAAATTCATATCCGGACTCACGGATACGGACTGCGGGCGCAGGATCACCTACACCAACACCCAGAACGTGCGCTACACCAATGCGGTGGGGGACATGCTGCTGCACGTCATGATGCACGGCTCACACCACCGCGGCCAGATTGCGCACGCCATGCGCCGCCACGGGGACACGCCGCCCATGGTGGACTACATCGCCTTCGTCAGGGACTAG